In Tenrec ecaudatus isolate mTenEca1 chromosome 4, mTenEca1.hap1, whole genome shotgun sequence, a single window of DNA contains:
- the LOC142445844 gene encoding olfactory receptor 6B9 gives MRKENITSVSEFILVGFPTAPWLQILLFLLFLITYLFVLVENLVIILTVWVTGSLHKPMYYFLSTMSFLEAWYITVTVPKMLTGFLLHPNTISFLGCMIQLYFFISLACTECVLLAAMAYDRYVAICWPLRYPVMMTTEFCVQLTISSWVSGFTISMAKVYFISQVAFCGKNTLNHFFCDVSPILKLACTDFSMAEMVDFALAIIILVFPLSATVLSYAFIVSTILRIPSVSGKQKAFSTCASHLTVVVIFYMAVIFMYVRPRAIASFNSNKLISAIYAVLTPMLNPIIYCLRNQEVKDAIRKTMTMKESISEVSEAFQREDGFKMAPRLAALAGSSKASSELDGQEAEWNDSDD, from the exons ATGAGGAAGGAAAACATCACCAGCGTTAGTGAGTTCATCTTGGTGGGCTTCCCCACAGCCCCTTGGTTGCAGATTttgctcttcctcctcttcctcatcaCGTACCTATTTGTGTTAGTGGAGAATTTGGTCATCATTCTCACAGTATGGGTCACTGGGTCCCTGCACAAGCCGATGTACTATTTTCTGAGCACCATGTCTTTCCTGGAAGCCTGGTATATCACGGTGACCGTCCCCAAGATGTTGACTGGATTTTTGCTTCACCCCAATACcatctccttcttgggctgcatgATCCAGCTATACTTCTTCATTTCACTCGCCTGTACTGAGTGTGTGCTTTTGGCTGCCATGGCCTATGACCGGTATGTGGCTATATGCTGGCCTCTTCGCTATCCAGTCATGATGACCACAGAGTTCTGTGTTCAGCTGACCATCAGTTCCTGGGTGAGTGGCTTCACCATCTCTATGGCTAAGGTATACTTCATATCTCAAGTCGCTTTCTGTGGCAAGAATACCTTGAACCAttttttctgtgatgtgtcccccATTCTTAAACTGGCTTGCACGGACTTTTCTATGGCCGAGATGGTAGACTTTGcgcttgccatcatcatcctggtGTTTCCCCTCTCAGCTACTGTCCTCTCCTATGCTTTCATCGTCTCCACCATTCTGCGCATACCCTCAGTCAGTGGGAAGCAGAAGGCCTTCTCCACCTGTGCCTCGCACCTTACTGTGGTAGTCATCTTCTACATGGCGGTGATCTTCATGTATGTCCGGCCTCGTGCCATCGCTTCATTCAACTCCAACAAATTGATCTCAGCCATATACGCGGTCTTGACTCCCATGCTCAACCCTATCATCTACTGCCTAAGGAACCAGGAGGTCAAAGACGCCATCAGAAAGACCATGACAA TGAAGGAGAGCATTTCAGAAGTTTCAGAAGCATTTCAGAGGGAG GACGGATTCAAGATGGCGCCCAGGTTGGCAGCCCTTGCCGGGAGCTCCAAGGCGAGCAGTGAGCTGGATGGCCAGGAGGCCGAGTGGAACGATTCTGATGATTAA